The following proteins come from a genomic window of Hymenobacter canadensis:
- the rplU gene encoding 50S ribosomal protein L21 gives MYAIVNIAGKQTKVEANKFVYAHRLAGNVGDSVELGKAMLTDNDGTITIGSPLLDVAVTGTILAHVKGDKVLVFKKKRRKGYKKLNGHRQQFTKVMINSIG, from the coding sequence ATGTACGCAATTGTCAACATAGCCGGGAAGCAGACTAAGGTCGAAGCCAATAAATTTGTATACGCCCACCGTTTGGCTGGCAACGTCGGCGACAGTGTGGAGCTGGGCAAAGCCATGCTCACCGATAACGACGGAACCATCACCATCGGCTCGCCGCTGTTGGACGTGGCCGTAACCGGTACCATTCTGGCGCACGTAAAGGGCGACAAGGTATTGGTATTCAAGAAGAAGCGCCGCAAGGGCTATAAGAAGCTGAACGGTCACCGTCAGCAGTTCACCAAAGTAATGATCAACAGCATCGGTTAA
- a CDS encoding BamA/TamA family outer membrane protein encodes MAARLLLFLGWCWLLTGSPGAAWAQTTPLNLNLPPQAMPALPPDTTRTTRPDTTQASRPDSARAAAPARRAALPVRKPRVLVLEAEAADRAVLRRYRTKAVLPDSLAVLREVRELVLALQGQSYLTASADAMRWRRDTVRVQLYIGEQFRWARLRNGNLGDGLLTRAGYREKLYREQPFQPQEWSRLQQRILTEAENQGFPFAIVRLDSVQLRGADIEGRVVLERGPVIVFDSLQIVGNTKTKKRFLTKYLQIFPNQPYSQERVQEAARRLRQLPYLQLKAEPEVRFAQGRARVYLLLEDRTANQFDAIVGVLPNPTPTLGQKRVQLTGDVTIALRNLKGGGKGLGLQWRKVDANSQQLDAQYSHPTFFGTPLELDGNFNLYRQTDPVNAFQTLRPRLQITYPTARAGRVGFFTEWRSSRLLLVDSLATALPQNIDSRFTAYGLDYVWTTLDDPFFPRTGVLASGQASVGSKLISRNAELKEELYLGLPLRTTQVSVSTRLERYNRIGRGGVLLARVRGEALFNRRLFLNDLFRLGGLSTLRGFNELNFYASQYAVGTLEYRQFTGPDAYVFAFIDQGYLRLDILTASNNDAPTGLGAGLSFRTGAGQFQFVYALGRDRQQKLALGAGKIHFGITSRF; translated from the coding sequence ATGGCTGCCCGCTTACTGCTTTTTCTGGGTTGGTGCTGGCTGCTGACGGGCAGCCCGGGCGCCGCGTGGGCCCAAACCACGCCGCTCAACCTCAATCTGCCTCCGCAGGCTATGCCGGCCCTGCCGCCGGATACCACCCGCACCACCCGCCCCGATACCACCCAGGCCAGCCGTCCCGATAGCGCCCGTGCCGCCGCGCCCGCCCGCCGGGCGGCGCTGCCGGTGCGCAAGCCCCGCGTGCTGGTACTGGAAGCCGAAGCCGCCGACCGCGCCGTGCTGCGCCGCTACCGTACTAAGGCCGTGTTGCCCGATTCGCTGGCCGTGCTGCGCGAAGTGCGCGAGCTGGTACTGGCGCTGCAGGGCCAGAGCTACCTAACGGCCTCCGCTGACGCCATGCGCTGGCGCCGCGACACGGTGCGGGTGCAGCTCTACATCGGCGAGCAGTTTCGGTGGGCGCGGCTGCGCAACGGCAACCTCGGCGACGGCCTGCTCACGCGCGCCGGCTACCGCGAAAAGCTGTACCGCGAGCAGCCGTTTCAGCCGCAGGAGTGGAGCCGGCTGCAGCAGCGCATCCTCACCGAAGCCGAAAACCAGGGCTTCCCGTTCGCCATCGTGCGGCTGGACTCGGTGCAGCTGCGCGGCGCGGATATTGAGGGGCGCGTGGTGCTGGAGCGGGGCCCGGTCATCGTGTTCGACTCGCTGCAGATTGTGGGCAATACCAAAACCAAGAAGCGCTTCCTGACTAAGTATCTGCAGATTTTCCCCAACCAGCCCTACAGCCAGGAGAGGGTGCAGGAAGCGGCCCGGCGGTTGCGGCAACTGCCGTATCTGCAGCTCAAGGCCGAGCCAGAAGTGCGGTTTGCGCAGGGCCGGGCGCGGGTGTATCTGCTGCTCGAAGACCGCACCGCCAACCAGTTCGACGCCATTGTGGGCGTGCTGCCCAACCCCACGCCCACCCTCGGCCAGAAGCGCGTACAGCTCACCGGCGACGTCACGATTGCGCTGCGCAACCTCAAGGGCGGCGGCAAAGGGCTGGGCCTGCAATGGCGCAAGGTGGATGCCAACTCGCAGCAGCTCGACGCCCAATACAGCCACCCCACGTTTTTCGGCACGCCGCTGGAGCTGGACGGCAACTTCAACCTCTACCGCCAGACCGACCCCGTCAATGCCTTCCAGACGCTGCGCCCGCGCCTGCAGATTACGTATCCGACGGCGCGGGCCGGGCGCGTGGGGTTCTTCACAGAGTGGCGCAGCTCGCGCCTGCTGCTCGTGGACAGCCTGGCTACGGCCCTGCCCCAGAACATCGACTCCCGCTTCACCGCTTACGGCCTCGACTACGTCTGGACCACGCTCGACGACCCGTTTTTCCCGCGTACCGGCGTGCTGGCCAGCGGGCAGGCGTCGGTGGGCAGCAAGCTCATCAGCCGCAACGCTGAGCTGAAGGAAGAGCTGTACCTGGGTTTGCCGCTACGCACCACGCAGGTGAGCGTGAGCACCCGGCTGGAGCGCTACAACCGCATCGGGCGGGGCGGGGTGCTGCTGGCCCGGGTGCGCGGCGAGGCGCTGTTCAACCGCCGGCTGTTCCTCAACGACCTGTTCCGGCTGGGCGGCCTCTCCACGCTGCGCGGCTTCAACGAGCTGAACTTCTACGCCAGCCAGTACGCCGTGGGCACCCTGGAATACCGCCAGTTCACCGGCCCCGACGCCTACGTCTTCGCCTTCATCGACCAGGGCTACCTGCGCCTCGACATCCTGACGGCCTCCAACAACGACGCGCCCACCGGCCTGGGCGCCGGCCTGAGCTTCCGCACTGGCGCCGGCCAGTTCCAGTTCGTGTACGCCCTCGGCCGCGACCGGCAGCAGAAGCTGGCACTGGGCGCCGGCAAAATCCACTTCGGCATCACCAGTAGGTTTTAG
- a CDS encoding alpha/beta fold hydrolase, whose product MFYLIPGLGADERVFRNLQPLLHGPSQVLQWLLPEPQELLPQYAARMAGAIPAGQPCLLVGVSFGGVVALEICRIRPLARAILISSVPDASCLPPLLRLIRGSGAYRLFPPQWLKLFPRAGQWYFGVQNGEEYQLFHQILQDMEPRYTRWAIHRLLHWDSTSAGRSIQILGSNDRVFPPGPTPVDYLIPGGGHFMVVSHAPQIAEILNRLVVEGAAEHQKAQSS is encoded by the coding sequence ATGTTCTACCTGATACCGGGCCTGGGAGCGGATGAGCGGGTTTTCCGGAACCTACAGCCTTTGCTGCACGGCCCGAGTCAGGTGCTGCAGTGGCTACTGCCAGAACCTCAGGAGCTGCTACCGCAGTACGCGGCGCGCATGGCCGGGGCCATACCGGCCGGGCAGCCGTGCCTGCTGGTGGGCGTGTCGTTTGGGGGCGTGGTGGCCCTGGAAATTTGCCGGATCCGGCCGCTGGCGCGGGCCATCCTCATCAGCAGCGTGCCCGATGCCAGTTGCCTGCCGCCCTTGCTGCGCCTGATCCGCGGCAGCGGCGCCTACCGGCTGTTTCCGCCGCAGTGGCTGAAGCTGTTCCCACGGGCCGGGCAGTGGTATTTCGGGGTGCAGAACGGCGAGGAGTACCAGCTGTTTCACCAGATTCTGCAGGACATGGAGCCGCGCTACACGCGCTGGGCCATCCACCGGCTGTTGCACTGGGACAGCACCAGCGCCGGCCGCAGCATTCAGATCCTGGGCAGCAACGACCGAGTGTTTCCGCCCGGCCCCACCCCCGTCGACTACCTCATTCCCGGCGGCGGCCACTTCATGGTCGTTAGCCACGCCCCCCAGATTGCCGAAATCCTGAACCGGCTAGTAGTGGAAGGGGCGGCAGAGCACCAGAAAGCCCAGTCATCCTGA
- a CDS encoding alpha/beta hydrolase has protein sequence MTYTSKTRNTLAASLLLAGLGLTSCNSTQTTDSATTTASTDSTMMATDTAMAAGSMAVQPTGPAPAWATGIKPEMLAVMETLGTLGGKPIATLTAQEARQQPTPTDAVMKLMRDKNMPAPAVTADTMSRMVMPGVKVRIYTPKGATGPLPVVVYYHGGGWVIANLDTYDGSVRGLVEKTGAIFVSVAYRQAPENKFPTAHNDSFAAYEWVLKNAASFNGDPKKIAVVGESAGGNLAASVSMMARDKKVMMPLHQVLVYPIAGYDMDTPSYQKNAEAKPLNKAMMGWFFDKYLRSAADGKSPMISLVNANLKGLPASTVITASLDPLMSDGSMLADKLKAAGVATKYQNFDGVTHEFFGMAAVVPQAAQAQDMAAAELKSALMK, from the coding sequence ATGACCTACACTTCCAAAACGCGCAATACGCTGGCCGCCTCGCTGCTGCTGGCCGGCCTCGGCCTCACCTCCTGCAACAGCACCCAAACTACCGACTCGGCCACCACTACTGCCTCCACCGATTCGACCATGATGGCCACGGATACGGCGATGGCCGCCGGTTCTATGGCCGTGCAGCCTACCGGCCCGGCCCCGGCCTGGGCTACCGGCATCAAGCCCGAAATGCTGGCCGTTATGGAAACGCTTGGCACCCTGGGCGGCAAGCCCATTGCAACCCTCACGGCCCAGGAGGCCCGCCAGCAGCCCACGCCCACCGATGCCGTGATGAAGCTGATGCGCGACAAGAACATGCCCGCGCCGGCCGTCACGGCCGATACGATGAGCCGCATGGTGATGCCCGGTGTGAAAGTGCGCATCTACACGCCCAAAGGCGCTACCGGCCCGCTACCGGTGGTGGTTTACTACCACGGCGGCGGCTGGGTGATTGCCAACCTCGATACCTACGACGGCTCCGTGCGCGGGCTGGTGGAGAAAACTGGCGCCATCTTCGTGTCGGTGGCCTACCGTCAGGCCCCCGAAAACAAGTTCCCAACGGCCCACAACGACTCGTTTGCGGCGTATGAGTGGGTGCTGAAAAATGCCGCTTCGTTTAATGGCGACCCCAAGAAAATTGCGGTAGTGGGCGAAAGCGCCGGCGGCAACCTGGCCGCCTCGGTGAGCATGATGGCCCGCGACAAAAAGGTGATGATGCCGCTGCACCAAGTGCTGGTGTATCCCATCGCCGGCTACGACATGGACACGCCTTCTTACCAGAAAAACGCCGAAGCCAAGCCCCTGAACAAGGCCATGATGGGGTGGTTCTTCGACAAATACCTGCGTAGCGCTGCCGATGGCAAGAGCCCGATGATTTCGCTGGTGAATGCCAACCTGAAAGGCCTGCCCGCCTCTACCGTCATCACCGCCAGCCTCGACCCGCTGATGAGCGACGGCAGCATGCTGGCCGACAAGCTGAAAGCCGCCGGCGTAGCCACCAAGTACCAGAACTTCGACGGCGTAACGCACGAGTTCTTCGGCATGGCTGCCGTAGTGCCCCAGGCCGCCCAGGCCCAGGACATGGCCGCCGCCGAGCTGAAAAGCGCTTTGATGAAGTAA
- a CDS encoding cyclase family protein, with product MLATYPHHGRAYSFNPAAPLDISLPLAPGENQVNCFWAEPVQFDVIRVGDFVGSVALGGSTNYQRVHLTPHGNGTHTECYGHISPDPQATLNRCLRRFLFVARLVSVQPRPQPNGDQVVLLEDVRRELEGGPAADVPLEALVLRTLPNHRAKRTRHYSGTNPTYLEPALAHYLAEHHIEHLLLDLPSVDREEDGGQLLAHHAFWQYPHATRTHATITELIFVPDEVEDGLFLLSLQPTSLELDASPSKPVLYALGNMSS from the coding sequence ATGCTCGCCACTTACCCGCACCACGGCCGCGCCTACTCCTTCAACCCGGCCGCGCCGCTGGATATTTCCCTACCGCTGGCCCCCGGCGAAAACCAGGTGAACTGCTTCTGGGCTGAGCCCGTGCAGTTTGACGTGATTCGGGTGGGCGATTTTGTGGGCAGCGTGGCCCTGGGCGGCAGCACCAACTACCAGCGCGTGCACCTCACACCCCACGGCAACGGCACCCACACCGAGTGCTACGGCCACATTTCGCCCGATCCGCAGGCCACGCTCAACCGCTGCCTGCGCCGCTTCCTGTTTGTGGCCCGGCTGGTATCGGTGCAGCCCCGCCCGCAGCCCAACGGCGACCAGGTGGTGTTGCTGGAAGATGTGCGCCGCGAACTGGAAGGCGGCCCCGCCGCCGACGTTCCGCTGGAGGCCCTGGTATTGCGCACCCTACCCAACCACCGCGCCAAGCGCACCCGCCACTACTCCGGCACCAACCCCACCTACCTCGAGCCCGCCCTGGCACACTACCTGGCCGAGCACCACATCGAGCACCTGCTGCTGGACCTGCCCAGCGTGGACCGCGAGGAAGATGGCGGCCAGCTGCTGGCGCACCACGCCTTCTGGCAGTATCCGCACGCCACCCGCACCCACGCCACCATCACCGAGCTCATTTTCGTGCCCGACGAGGTGGAAGACGGCCTGTTTCTGCTCAGCCTGCAGCCCACCAGCCTGGAGCTGGACGCCAGCCCCAGCAAGCCGGTGCTGTACGCGCTGGGAAATATGTCGTCCTGA
- the rpmA gene encoding 50S ribosomal protein L27 — protein MAHKKGVGSSNNGRESESKRLGVKIFGGQSIISGNIIVRQRGTKHHPGQNVGIGKDHTLFAMIDGTVQFRKGRKDRSFVSVVPAAEVAEVATAE, from the coding sequence ATGGCACACAAGAAAGGCGTAGGTAGCTCCAACAACGGCCGCGAATCAGAATCCAAGCGCTTGGGCGTGAAGATCTTCGGTGGTCAGTCTATCATTTCCGGCAACATCATCGTGCGTCAGCGCGGTACCAAGCACCACCCCGGCCAGAACGTGGGTATCGGCAAGGACCACACGCTGTTCGCTATGATCGACGGCACGGTGCAGTTCCGCAAGGGCCGCAAAGACCGTTCGTTTGTATCGGTAGTTCCGGCTGCTGAAGTGGCTGAAGTAGCTACCGCCGAGTAG
- the hemW gene encoding radical SAM family heme chaperone HemW translates to MPGLYLHIPFCKQACHYCDFHFSTSMALKSRLVEAITQELALRADYLGPQATLNTIYFGGGTPSLLTQAELEQLFDAIHRHFRVAADVEVTLEANPDDLTPQKVRELAASPINRLSIGLQSFHEPHLRLMNRAHSATESGAAVRLAQDAGFENISVDLIYGVPADSHAIWEQDVAAAFALGVPHLSCYALTVEPDTVFGRRQQKGTFRPPPDDFVARQFELLLLEMARHGYQQYEISNFCQPGRESRHNSAYWRGVPYLGLGPSAHSFNGHSRQYTLANNPQYVAAVLERQEVPATIEVLSPLDRANEYLMTSLRTAYGTDLHHLRDILGVDLLTQQATYLHELQATNLATLDADGILRLTDQGKLLADHITLTLFQSPTE, encoded by the coding sequence TTGCCCGGACTGTACCTCCACATCCCCTTCTGCAAGCAGGCCTGCCACTACTGTGACTTCCACTTCAGCACCAGTATGGCCCTGAAGAGCCGGCTCGTGGAGGCCATTACCCAGGAGCTGGCCCTGCGCGCCGACTATCTGGGCCCGCAGGCCACGCTGAACACCATCTACTTCGGCGGCGGCACGCCTTCCCTGCTCACCCAGGCCGAGCTGGAGCAGCTGTTCGACGCCATCCACCGGCACTTCCGGGTGGCCGCGGATGTGGAAGTCACGCTGGAAGCCAACCCCGACGACCTGACGCCGCAGAAGGTGCGGGAGCTGGCGGCCTCGCCCATCAACCGGCTCAGCATCGGGCTGCAAAGCTTCCACGAGCCGCATTTGCGCCTGATGAACCGGGCGCACTCGGCCACGGAGTCGGGCGCGGCGGTGCGGCTGGCGCAGGACGCGGGCTTCGAGAACATTTCGGTGGATCTGATTTACGGGGTGCCCGCCGACAGCCACGCCATCTGGGAGCAGGATGTGGCAGCGGCCTTCGCGCTGGGTGTGCCGCACCTCTCCTGCTACGCCCTCACCGTGGAGCCCGACACCGTGTTTGGCCGGCGCCAGCAGAAAGGCACGTTCCGCCCGCCGCCCGACGACTTTGTGGCCCGGCAGTTTGAGCTGCTGCTCCTGGAAATGGCCCGCCACGGCTACCAGCAGTACGAAATCAGCAACTTCTGCCAGCCCGGCCGTGAGTCGAGGCACAACTCGGCATACTGGCGCGGAGTGCCCTACCTGGGCCTTGGTCCGAGCGCGCACTCCTTCAACGGCCACAGCCGCCAGTACACTCTCGCCAACAACCCGCAGTACGTGGCCGCCGTGCTGGAGCGGCAGGAGGTGCCCGCCACCATCGAAGTCCTCTCGCCGCTGGACCGCGCCAACGAGTACCTGATGACCAGCCTGCGCACCGCCTACGGCACCGACCTGCACCACCTGCGCGACATACTCGGCGTGGACCTGCTCACGCAGCAGGCCACCTACCTGCACGAGTTGCAGGCCACCAACCTAGCCACCCTCGACGCCGACGGCATCCTGCGCCTCACCGACCAGGGCAAGCTCCTCGCCGACCACATCACGCTGACGCTGTTCCAGAGCCCGACGGAGTAA